In Scylla paramamosain isolate STU-SP2022 chromosome 1, ASM3559412v1, whole genome shotgun sequence, one DNA window encodes the following:
- the LOC135104325 gene encoding uncharacterized protein LOC135104325 has translation MCELDLNQAISPSSKKSQQSEELPRTARSKIRIPDQTETDCEVKPPPQPPRHLPATTPSRVTPVVPLPSRVSPHLTCPTQLPPSTRVTAHTDLLSSLLPTPPTPTATRAFSISHPTNTYFASPTPALPTPVPRVL, from the exons ATGTGTGAGCTAGATTTAAACCAGGCCATTTCACCAAGCAGCAAGAAGTCACAGCAGTCGGAAGAGTTACCGAG AACAGCTAGGTCCAAGATTCGAATCCCAGATCAGACCGAGACGGATTGTGAG GTTAAGCCGCCGCCACAACCTCCACGTCACCTGCCCGCCACAACGCCTTCCCGTGTCACACCTGttgtccctctcccctcacgtGTCTCTCCACACCTCACCTGCCCTACACAATTGCCCCCCTCCACACGTGTCACCGCCCATACTGATCTCCTCAgttctctccttcccacacCTCCCACGCCCACCGCCACACGAGCGTTCTCCATATCTCATCCCACCAACACCTACTTCGCCTCGCCTACACCTGCGCTGCCCACACCTGTCCCCCGTGTCCTCTAG